The genomic interval aacccaggccacctgCTTTGCGGACTACATGGAGCTTGAGCACTAACCTCTACACAACTGGTGCCCCACTTTTCATAATTTTAtgttaaaatggtttaaaagaTATTATATTCCCCATGCCCAATTCCaaattttggacattttgtgtTCAACTATACATATTACCAACAAAATTCTTAATTCTTAATAATAGTCAATTgtaacatgacaaaaaaagtggaaaaagtcAAGGGGGCTAAATGCTTATGATTGACTTGTCATTTAAAAGGCTGCAGTTCTACTCTTCTGATATGATGCCTGCATTTCAAGAGAAAGGGTCTTATCTGCAGCAGTGACATGTTGCTCAAAACAAGCTTAATAACAGAAAGGTTTTCAGGATATGACTATATATGTGAGCGGAAAAATCACGTGTGAATGAAGGAAGTAATGATGGCAGAAATCCAATTAGTTGACTTCTGCTAGTGGGTCTAAGGTATTGCACAAGCTGACTGATGCACTGTCAAACGAAGGACCCAAAACTTTAGTGAATGTTAATGCTGACAAGGTGCCCCTCCTGCTATGGCATAAATAACTCCAGAGAAAAAGGCATCAACACACCTGTGCcttctttaaattaaaagttgAACTACAATTTGTCAAGGTATGTAACCTACTTGCTTGCCACATTACACATTGAATGTGTCATCACAAAGACCACGGCGCCAACACTTGACACCATGATTGTGTAGAGAGAGTACAGTGTATTACAGGAGAATCACTTTTACAGACTTCTTTCTCTTATGGATGGTTATACAGTGATTCTATGTGTGGTAATTATCGGTCATGAGTATTActcctgtttaaaataaatcccTGTGACAAAGCAGATCTGGCCCTCCATAGCTGGTTCCCACAGCTCTCCCCCACACTGCAGCGGAGGCCGCAGTtagcagagagacaaaaaggaaaaagagcgGGCAAATTGAAGAgagatggtggtggtgggagtTTCCTTTGACGGGGCACCATTGCAACATTTGCATATATTCAGATCAGCCGATGAATACCGTGCATGCGGGCAAACAAAGACGAGCCAATGGGAGGCCTGCATCCCTGCTGCGGGCTCAGAAGCAGCCGCCGGTATCCCAGCAGCCCTctgggagagacacagggaAGTGGTGTGGGAACCAAGAGGCCCCCCGAGCtgagcagagggaggggagcCACTTGTAGCCCGTGGTGAATTAGCATTTTATTTGTGTCCATTTTTCTCAGTAATTTCTTCCCCGCCACTTCAGCCACAGATGGCTAACATGGAAGAGGGATTAGCATTTGTGTCAAAGATGATGATTATGGAAGTGTTTTTCTACCCAGACAGAGACGTCTCTTCTCACAGTGTAACTGACATTTTAATGACTGACATTTAGGCAAATGTACTaaatatgaaatacatttctgtacATTTTATATGTCTAAGATGGAtggaaaatgttaaaagtaCATGTCAGATGATGCTAAAACTCTTTACATATTGCTCTATGTTGCACAATGTAGCCTAAGGGTCATACACTTACTTCATCCTGAGTTTACCATATCTGTCTACACGTTCTGTAGATCTTTTATGTTCAGCTGCAGCAAGAGAAAGAGGATCAAGAATCAAtctttagaatcagaatcaggtttaatGCTGGGTAGGTTCTGCCATTCAAGGAAGAAGtcttggtgtgttggtgcaCTGAACATGTAAATAGAAGAAAGATAGGAAAGGCAGGAATCATCAATTATCatactgttatttaaaaattaaaaaaaaataggaaatatgaatgttttaatAATGTAAAAGCTGTTTTGAATAAAGAGACTATGCAGTATAATCAGACAGTTATCCAGGTAAAGGTATGTCAAAGTTTCCTGAAATGTGACTTGCCCTGCGTAGAATCTTACAAACTTATTGTCTTAGGGTATAGGTTGAAGTTGCATCAACAAGACTCAAAAAGATCAACTAGTTTGACACGGAGCTGAGCAACTAATTTGATGTGATTTACGTTTGCAAATCTGATTCAGTGGTGCATACATGCAAACCAGAGATGCCGTTCCTTCAGCGCACAAAGCTCCATTTGATCAAATTCACAGCTCTCATCTAAATGTCATGCTCTCATGCGCAAATTCACCGGGCAAAGGATCAGACATAACTTCAGCAGAAGGGCTGCCAGTAATTATTAAAAAGTGGGTATTCAAAAAGCTTCAGCAGACCACCCAAATAACCCACGCACATGCTTAACACAGATTGTTATATGGTGAATGGTTTAGAGGGCAGACTGCTGGGGGACTCTCTGCTCTATTGGAGGCATACAGGCCTCCGGTTTACAGAGGATGAGCTGACATTATAATGCATGCACAggccactgtgtgtgtggacattCATTCTCATCCAAAGTGACCAAGCGTACCTCACATGAAGGATGCATCAGCGCACCCAGAGATGTTGTCCTTGTACCACAATATTTCCCCAAACACCTCATGGTTTATCATAATCAGtgataatacaacataatacagcaacacatcacagaaacacaaactgtgaagaTGTTGGTGATATcttttcctctattttttttttttttttatctttcttaaTGAGAAAAGAATACCTCAACTCATGATAACATCCAAATCCCCACATCCCCTCCCTGTTGGCTGAGGTTTTTATGCCTAAATAGAGCATATCTGAGACTAAAAGCTTACCATTTgcataatgtttgttttctttcaatgaAATGTTAAGAAACATGATGGTGGGAGCATGAATCATGGAGATTATCATTAGAAGGATCTCACAGAGGTATTCAGGGCTAccgagggaaaaaaaaggaaccaatACGAAATTGTACAATTTAATTCCGGATTTAGGACTATGTTGGCAAAAGGGTATATACAggtactttctttttctctttttttttattatttggaaaaaataagtcttaaataaacacattggctcttaaagtgtttgttttttcatgtcaaAATCTTATATTGTGGAGAAATAAAATTGTTAAAGGTACTCGTAATATTTTTCAGTGGTAAATGTAAGACAATAAAAACTGCCTTCATGGAactctttaatactttttatgCTCAAAGAATACTTAAGACAGCGGATGGGACAAGCAAGCTTTGTAATTTCAAAATTACCATCAAATAAGCAACAATGTGTCTGTAAAATGTTAATAGTTAAACTCAATGGTGCAGGTTTGGTTCCAAAATGCAGGAGATaatgatttgtttctgtatgtttgtttaGGCTTGTATCAATTAAACggataataataaatatgagaCTGGTCGAAGGTTTTTCCTCTTCAAAAATTAGAAAGTAGGCTACATATTAAATTCAGAACTATCAATTATCCTAAATGAAATCCCTCTTGGTTTCCGTTAACAGAGGACTGATGACTACTCTACTGAATATGTTGAAATAATGTTCAATATTCTTCTCATTGCATCCAGCattaaaaaggagaagagaggagaacaagaaaaagaaaaacagaatgtgctgccaagaaaaagtaaatgtatAACGTATAAGTTATACATTAAATATAATGTAAGTATCCCTGAACGGTCTAGGTCTAGGAGGTGTTGATTAATATAACTGCGTCACAGCAGGATTAATGTAAAGCAATTTAAAGTTATACTGTTGCTCGTATCAATATGATCCTATAGGACTAAGCTTAATTCAATTCGGAAAGTCCTTAGTTACAGCCTTCACATGAACATTTGAAACACAGTCTTGCCAAATGTAAGCGGTCACATGAAATACCTCATACAACTTTGAATACTTCATGACACGACCTCCTTTACCTTTCTACTTCTAGTCGAGAAGCCGTGTAGTGGCATCATTGttgtgctataaaaaaaaaaaagaagtatgaaGGTCGAATTTACAAAGCTTTCTTGGAGCACTTGAATGCAGCGTGCGACTCCAAACCCCTGAACTACATCCGGGacattcagctgttttcacatgttcAGCTGTGAAGACTTCCCTGCATGTGAAGAGGGTCCATCAACTTCTCTGGTTCTAGCCACAGCTTTTTCGGGAAGACATGGTAACAGAAGTCACTGGCATGTTATTATCAGTGTTAAATTGTTGCTTTGGTGGTCGCGAGTGAGCTAATTTTCCTTGTGTTGGGTTAGCGCTTCTAAGAGAGATAGTGGGTAATGCTAACTGGCTAGCTACGCCTGCAGCAGCACTGACAGGTGGTGGAGTTTAGCTAAATTTAGCACCATAGCCATTTGCCAACTTTCATTCATTTTGCAGTGGGTTTCAATACATCCTGTTTTAAAGGCCATTTATCTCCTGCCACTGCATGGTTTTTAATGTGGCTTAGCACCTACGGCAACCTGTGTTCCATGAAATAACTAatctttgattaaacaaaaacTGCACTTTGAAACGTGGAGTCTTGCATGTTTAGTTCACATGAAATGCTGTATTCACTGATAGTCATAGTTTCAGACAAAGCACATCTACTCTTTGACTGTCTGTGACGAATAATTTACAGACACaaccttgttttcatgttgacgATGGGACTGACATGTTCACTttaacacgtgtgtgtgtgttttctgtgacaGGCGCTGATGGGGATTCAGCTGGTGGTCAGCTTGCTGGCTGCCAGCATTATGCAGAGGATGGCTCCGCACTGCTCATTTGCACGCTGGCTCATCTGTAATGGCAGGTGTGGTAACCCTAACGATCAAGTtatatgtcacacacacacacacaggcgatGCACTCTCTTAACACATATGAGCCTGTCATTCCTTCCAGTTTGTTCCGGTTCAAGCATCCATCAGAAGGAGAGCTGTGTGCCCTTGCGGGGAAACAGATGCCAAAACAGACcaagagagacaggtgtgtgttggGGGAAGGTCtgacttgggggggggggggaagagttGTGTAAGAGTAACTCAGCCTTAGGGAGCATCTGCCTTTGATGCAGTTACTGTACTTctgggcagaaaaaaaagctgctccAGAAAAGCTGACAATATTTGTATCCAttaaaattcaattttttttagaagttagtgttgttgttttgttttacatgttttttttttcttcattcatttgttCATTAGGAGACAAAATGGAGAGAACAAGCCTCTGACTGTGCCTAAAGACATCGACCTTCACTTGGAGAAAGCTCCTGTCAACACGCTGGATGCTCTTGGTAAAACTAGCATTCCTGAGTTTACTCCACATTAATGtttttgaagcacaaacatcacaacagtTTAGCTGCTTACACAATACAGACCCATCACATACACTGCttacattttgttattgtgCTTGGATCAAAACATTGAATGGAAAGCTGAGATGGGTTTAACTGTCTcacggcctttttttttttttttttttttaaatcttgttgtttctttcagTGCTGCGTTTTTTCTTGGAGTACCAGTGGCTGATAGATTTTGCAGTTTATGCCATGGGTGTCTTCCTGTTCACTGAGTGTTACTACAATGTGGTTGATGCCAGAAAAGAGGTCAATATCGGAGCCATCTGGTGCGTCCTGACAGTGCTGTTTGGTCTGTATCCTTCAACTTTTAAAGTCACTTTCTGTAGTGGCAGGAAACTCTTTAAGTGTCAACACTTGGTTCATCCTACAAAACATACTTTTCTCAATCCACAGAGATACAGTacattcaggattttttttttcatcatttaaaaagcctGCTTATATCATTTAAGTTGTTATTTGAAACAGTTGCATGTTACCATCATGAGTTGAGGATCGGCATTTCGCTTTCCCTTTGTTTGTTAGTTGTTGTAATTTAACCGACAACCCTCAGAAAGACTCTTCACACTCTGATGAGACACTACTTCCGCTCTGAAGAGGGGGGCGAGCGCTCTGTGTGCCTTGCCTTTGGTTTTCTGACTCTGCTCGTGGCCATGCTGGTGCTTGTGGTCAGGGAGGAGTACCTCGAGTTCGGCCTGGAGTCTGGCTTTTCCAGCCTCTTTGACAACTTGGAAACGTTTGCCAAACAGCAGGGCTACGCTCAGTGGTCGTAAGTATCAGTCTCTGCTAAGACAACTTGTTGCTGAAATACTACTTTGGTATCTTTTAAATGGAACATGTAATGTTATATTGAATAAGATTGCATTTTGAATCAAGAGAAAACATTGTTTGTAGTGTGCATGAGCCCTGACAGGCTTTTCATTGACACATGTATGTGCTTGTTGCAGCCAAACATTTGCTTTCTGTTTTAATCCCTGAAGAATCCCAGTGACCAAGCTGACCATGAAGCTCGGTCTGGCCGCTGTCTGTGCTTACATCGGTTCTATCCTGGCCTTCCCCGGCCTGCGACTGGCTCAGACTCATCTAGATGCTGTACAGATGAACTCAGACCGCCCACTCATCCAGTAAGAAATGATGCATTTAATGCAACACTCGATACTTTCTACTTCCTCATAAAAAGTCTTCCTTTTGCATTCTTAAGCTTTGTTCGATTTCCCCAAATTTTCCTGCAGGTTTCTGCTGCACATAAGTTTCATGTCTCCGGTCATTGTGTTGATTCTCTGGGTGAAACCCATGGCAAGAGACTTTCTGGCCAGTGCACCTTTGGGGAAGACCTCCATCACAATGTGAGTGCAAATTCATGTCTTCCTGTTTCATCCTCTTTAACTCACCTCCCTGTTGTCGAGACAGAAACACCGACACCGTGATTAAACATTTCCctgatttttttcacatcttcaAAATCCTGCAGAGTTTCCAGTGAAGCATTCGACAGCGTGCGCCTGTGGATCATCGTGGTGTTGTGTGTGCTTCGACTAGCAATGACTCGTTACCACCTTCAGGCCTACCTGAACCTGGCTCAGAAGTGGGTGGAGCAGATGAAGAAGGAGGCGGGACGTATTGCTGCAATTGACATTCAGAGGAAGGTCAGGATTTAATTTTTAACTCAGAACttttggattctttttttttagtaggtTTGATTTACTTTTGGCAATAGAAAAGTAAAACCTTCTGAAGTGCATTTTATGTGTAAACTGAGAATGAAAAATTCTGTTTTTCAGGTCACGCGCATCTTTTGCTTCTTGACTGTAGTTACTCTCCAGTATTTGGTTCCTATTCTTCTCATCCTCTTCTCCACGCTTTCACTCAAGGCATTAGgtaagtaaaacacacacaccgtcatCACAATTCAGTTGTTTGAGGATCAGTCCACACTGCAtttaatatttctgtattttaccAAAGCATCTGAATTTACACTTATAGAAATAGTAAAAAGACTTCAGGGAAAGATGTCCCCTTTTTCGTCAAGAATTTAATTGGCTATCACAGCTTAGCATAAAGTCTAGAAACAAGGAACAGCTACTAGACGAAATGAATCAAGCACAAGACCCATGTTATAAAccttagaataaaaaaacaacttgttaaATAGTACCGTAAGTATTAGCTGGCAGTTTGAATTTTACAGCCATACGAGCAAGGCTGATCTCATATTGAGATGAATtgctgatgttttcttcttccccttccTCCAAGTTCAGtggtaaaaatataaatgttgtcTGACTTGTAGGGGACTTCTCCTGGAGCCCTGGTGCAGAGGAAACTCCTGGAGTGACACCAGCACTGGTGATGCCCACAGCAGCACCTGTGCTGCCCGGTGGTCTCGACGAAGACGAAGAGGGGGTGGACGATATGGAAGAAGACATCCAGGCTACAGTGGCGCACCTGACAGAGGCCTTCTCAGCGCTGCGGGCCGTCCTCACTCCGCTTTTCTTAAGAGGTTTCTTTGCATTCCTCACGTGGTGGGTGGCTGCCTGCCAGGTTATCAGCTCTCTGTTTGGCATCTACTTCCACCAGTACCTTATGCAGAACTAACTGATAACAAGAACACAGTGCCATACTGTTCGACCTGCAATGCAATTCAAGCCCTCAGCTGTTGTTAAGCTGTTTCAAAGGACTTTACATTAATACACACATCTACAGACAGAATGCACCGTGGCTGTAATAGAAGATCTGATCAAGGTTGGTTGAGAGTGAGATAGATGACTGACACTGTCGGTTGCAATATTGGTTACATCCTTCCCTTATGACTTTCAATGGCCAGCAGGATCAGTCTCCCAGATGTACAGAGAACACTGGAGTCTATAGAAGAACAAGTTCAACTTAGTCTGGGTTTCCTCACTTCTCTGCATGGAATACTGGTGATTCTCGTCATCAAACATCTGGTTACCAGCTGGTTCAGTTATCTGTTGCTTTATTGATccagcttctggtgtgcagaGATCAAAGTCAAATTCAACATTACTGTATACAGTTGCAATTGgattcatctttaaaataattttcaaacatttctagTATGCTGTTTAATATTGCTAACCGTGTAAGAATAAGGTTGTCTTAATATGTTTGGCATTTCAGCCGGTCGGGCAGTGtaaaaaaagtgactttttaaaaattattttgacGCCTTTGTATTTGTTAACAAACCATTGTGAGTGATACACTCACAGCaaaaatgaagtcaaaacaTATATAGAGGTGATCAGCTTCAATTAGCTAATGGAAAGTGTTCATTCAGTAGTTGACTCCCCTCCCTGAAGGTCACCATGGTGGTCTACCAGATTCACAAGTGGTCCAGCTTTTGATAGAGGAAAACAAGTTCAGCCCAAAGAATGTCAGCTAGCCAAATATTCTTGCTTTGTACAGTCCTGCTGTAGTCAACTCCTGCCTACTCAGCAAAACATTTTCCTGCATCTCTTCAGACGTATCAATACCAGTGGTACCTGAATTCTTAATAGAACATTGTTCAATGCTGCATATGTGTACGATAGTTAAATGGTAACAGGGTAAGTATTAGTACTTAATCCCTGTCAGGATAAGTTGTTAGTTTTGTGAGGGACTTTTTGTCCCCCTTAAGGAACCGATTCAAGAGTgctaaactttttattttactttgtttttttctgctgtttattGCATTTATGTAGTTAAGTTGAAACCGTCCTTATGAATCAGTTGAAAATGAACCGTGTTTGTGTATCAGTCAAGAACTGATGAGATGTtgcttattttgttgtttttcctgtaGAATTCCTAAGTGCCTGGGAGCTCAGGGATTTTGAGTCGATTTGAAATCTCCTTTCTCTCTGATAAATCATATTTTGACTGAACAGAAACATTGATAGATC from Labrus mixtus chromosome 3, fLabMix1.1, whole genome shotgun sequence carries:
- the tmem161a gene encoding transmembrane protein 161A, with the translated sequence MALMGIQLVVSLLAASIMQRMAPHCSFARWLICNGSLFRFKHPSEGELCALAGKQMPKQTKRDRRQNGENKPLTVPKDIDLHLEKAPVNTLDALVLRFFLEYQWLIDFAVYAMGVFLFTECYYNVVDARKEVNIGAIWCVLTVLFGLKTLHTLMRHYFRSEEGGERSVCLAFGFLTLLVAMLVLVVREEYLEFGLESGFSSLFDNLETFAKQQGYAQWSIPVTKLTMKLGLAAVCAYIGSILAFPGLRLAQTHLDAVQMNSDRPLIQFLLHISFMSPVIVLILWVKPMARDFLASAPLGKTSITIVSSEAFDSVRLWIIVVLCVLRLAMTRYHLQAYLNLAQKWVEQMKKEAGRIAAIDIQRKVTRIFCFLTVVTLQYLVPILLILFSTLSLKALGDFSWSPGAEETPGVTPALVMPTAAPVLPGGLDEDEEGVDDMEEDIQATVAHLTEAFSALRAVLTPLFLRGFFAFLTWWVAACQVISSLFGIYFHQYLMQN